The following are from one region of the Lytechinus variegatus isolate NC3 chromosome 4, Lvar_3.0, whole genome shotgun sequence genome:
- the LOC121414011 gene encoding leucine-rich repeat-containing protein 15-like — translation MGSSRLHTGRQFRDKLVFFCSIVDLLLITHMSSISLLANAQYTSPKHSSCPNICQYDNWTKIANCSNRQLTAVPGTCNQARTLKMNNNRITRLNPYDLEDFTNLQFLYLGNNRLDNISSNAFVGLGKLEYLRLGGNCFSDLNGGMFRGLAKLQFLLVVEGCLENIAKETFKNLQSLGSLELGGNHLREPPCDAFGAGNVLRSLSLSNNLIFSLPQYCFAKLHLLRILDLSGNNLTEIRNSRVFSGLDNLETLSLDKTNLVQLAEDSFINIPQIRHLYLKRNRLSNLPINVFANLVNLTFLNLSDNALDRVTLLFQNNLRLEIIDLSSNMITWIDPDTFKGLKYIQTVLLSSNRLKKVYSLIFETPWINITNLADNPLNCECAIMDLGDWLDRNPGYEATCDSQGKDGDVGRVSLQSICDEYSHPSSRSGTLLVESQGTPKPSTNIYSTMATKPQSHGNSETYQSNTFHMTTIILIAIIVVIPVLLTMTLFGTVYYCQRILSTTKERSKDSFILTPPTSDPRAGLIVAHPPSTSLMKSTQLIAIRPENGMMARTGDDDGVYEEFSDVDPMMKPSNVSKKTNNDGPDFDILHGSHTYLDVQDDTYVPYDPPRLPDRDNEYVNDIEKRSLKQESGYYVFSTKEPVYDSKIPKYVNESELFSV, via the exons ATGGGTTCGTCGCGTCTTCATACCGGTCGTCAATTTCGAGACAAGCTGGTGTTTTTCTGCTCGATCGTAGACCTTTTGCTCATTACCCATATGTCTTCTATTTCGCTATTAGCCAACGCCCAATATACGAGCCCGAAGCATTCTTCTTGCCCAAATATCTGCCAGTATGACAACTGGACTAAAATCGCCAACTGCTCGAATCGGCAATTAACGGCAGTACCAGGTACCTGCAACCAGGCAAGAACATTGAAGATGAACAATAATCGCATCACTCGCTTAAACCCATACGACCTTGAAGATTTCACCAACCTCCAATTCCTTTATCTAGGAAATAACAGATTGGATAACATATCATCGAACGCATTCGTGGGTCTTGGAAAACTTGAATATCTCAGACTTGGGGGAAACTGTTTTTCCGACTTAAATGGTGGGATGTTTCGGGGTCTTGCCAAACTTCAGTTCCTTTTGGTTGTTGAGGGTTGCCTGGAAAACATTGCCAAGGAGACATTCAAGAACTTGCAGAGTCTTGGCTCGCTTGAACTCGGTGGGAATCATCTTCGGGAACCACCATGTGATGCATTTGGTGCAGGGAATGTACTTCGATCATTGTCCCTTTCAAATAATCTCATCTTCTCTTTGCCTCAATATTGCTTTGCAAAACTCCATCTTCTAAGGATACTAGATCTGAGCGGTAATAATCTGACAGAAATTAGAAATAGCCGAGTTTTCAGTGGCCTCGACAACCTAGAAACGTTATCCCTAGATAAAACAAATTTGGTTCAGCTTGCAGAAGATTCATTTATCAACATTCCACAGATTCGACATctttatttgaaaagaaatagaCTTTCTAATCTTCCGATTAATGTCTTCGCCAATCTCGTGAATCTTACATTCCTAAATCTGTCCGACAATGCTCTGGATCGTGTGACCTTATTGTTCCAAAACAACCTTCGCCTCGAAATAATTGACCTTTCATCTAACATGATCACATGGATAGATCCAGACACCTTCAAAGGGCTGAAATATATTCAGACCGTACTGTTGTCTTCAAACCGCTTAAAGAAAGTTTATAGCCTAATCTTTGAGACACCGTGGATAAACATCACCAATCTTGCGGACAATCCACTTAACTGCGAATGTGCCATAATGGACTTAGGAGACTGGCTTGACCGAAATCCAGGTTATGAAGCAACCTGTGACTCTCAAGGAAAAGATGGAGATGTTGGAAGAGTTTCTCTTCAGAGCATATGCGATGAATACAGCCATCCCAGTTCTCGATCTGGTACTCTTCTCGTAGAATCCCAAGGTACACCGAAACCATCTACCAACATTTATTCAACAATGGCAACGAAACCTCAATCCCATGGCAACTCCGAAACATACCAGTCAAATACATTTCATATGACTACCATAATCCTGATAGCCATCATAGTTGTTATCCCTGTACTTCTTACCATGACACTGTTCGGCACCGTGTACTATTGCCAGAGGATCTTGTCAACAACCAAGGAACGGTCAAAGGACAGTTTCATCTTAACGCCACCCACATCAGATCCCCGAGCAGGACTCATTGTCGCCCATCCACCATCAACGAGCTTAATGAAGTCTACGCAATTGATTGCCATTCGGCCAGAGAATGGGATGATGGCGAGgactggtgatgatgatggtgtttaTGAAGAGTTTTCTGATGTCGATCCCATGATGAAACCCTCAAATGTTTCAAAG AAAACCAACAACGATGGTCCTGATTTCGACATACTCCACGGTTCGCATACCTACCTCGATGTCCAGGACGATACATACGTTCCCTATGACCCTCCTCGTTTGCCTGACAGGGACAACGAATACGTGAATGACATCGAGAAAAGAAGCCTTAAACAAGAATCAGGCTATTATGTGTTCAGTACCAAGGAACCGGTGTATGATTCGAAGATTCCTAAATACGTAAATGAAAGTGAGCTCTTTTCTGTTTGA